Sequence from the Torulaspora globosa chromosome 4, complete sequence genome:
GCACATCCTTGTAAGTATACTCAGGCAGTTTATCCTTGGAGATGCCAATTTCGCACATATCCAATCTGCCGAAGCTGTATAGGTCACCTTCCTGCGAAAGGACCAGGGAGTGGTGTTCACCAGCGGCCACCATTTTCACGGCGACATCCTCCGGCAAAAGGACCTTAGTCGGCTTGATAACCAAAGCACcgtcttcaatttcttccgACACACCGCACTGACCGAATTGGTTCAACCCCCAACTGACCAGTTTACCATCTTTTCTTAGAGCGAAGTTATGGTTTTCGCCCGCGGAAATGTACTTGATGTGTCTCAAGCCTAGCGGTCTGGGATCTAATGTTTTTAGACGGAACCTTTCCATAACTTTTCTTCCCAACTGGTACTGCTGACCATTACCCCATGCAAAGACGACGCCCTCTTCGTCTAGAAACAAGATGTGATCCTTTCCAGCGGCCATTTGCACAACCTTGAATTTGGAGAAATCTGGCACCTTCCATGGTGTGCGCTGGATCTTAATATCATCCCGGTAGAACCCTAGGATGCCTTCGTTGCATCTGAACGTACCCCAGGCATACACATCACCATTAGTGAACAGCACACAGCTCAGATTGTCGGTCGCCGCCAGTTGAGCGACCTTGTGACCTTCTGCAAGAGGCGGGAACAGCTCACTAGCAATCATGGCAGGCGTCGATTCCAGCTCATTCAAATCACCGTCCTCGTCGTCACTCGAATCGCCGGCATCCACGTGCTTCAGTTTCTCGGCAGCTCCCGAGGTATCTCTTCCCAGTGCTCCGACATCATTGCAGCCCCAAGACCAAATATTGCTGTCCTCATCGAATGCCAAAGTGTGCATACCACCAACCGAGAACCCAACTATCTTCACTTGATCATGTGGCAGGAACGGATTCAACCTCGGCCTCTTCACTTCTTTATTCTTAGCAACCGGTCCCAATCCCAGTTCACACATAGACCCTGAACCCCAGCAGAAGATATCCAACGGTTGAACCGACTTGTACAGATGTTTGTAGTCATCCTGACTGTTTATAATGTGGGCCGCGTGAGTTCTCGACGCTTTTTTACCATTGACATGATCCACACCATCTATCCCAGCGCTAGCAGCCCTTTTAACCATCTTAGACCCGCTCTAATCGATATGATCCTCTGCTGATTGCCTCTTAGTGCGCTGATCTAAGGCCCTCTTATTAAAACTCTT
This genomic interval carries:
- the SRM1 gene encoding Ran guanyl-nucleotide exchange factor (ancestral locus Anc_6.166); this encodes MVKRAASAGIDGVDHVNGKKASRTHAAHIINSQDDYKHLYKSVQPLDIFCWGSGSMCELGLGPVAKNKEVKRPRLNPFLPHDQVKIVGFSVGGMHTLAFDEDSNIWSWGCNDVGALGRDTSGAAEKLKHVDAGDSSDDEDGDLNELESTPAMIASELFPPLAEGHKVAQLAATDNLSCVLFTNGDVYAWGTFRCNEGILGFYRDDIKIQRTPWKVPDFSKFKVVQMAAGKDHILFLDEEGVVFAWGNGQQYQLGRKVMERFRLKTLDPRPLGLRHIKYISAGENHNFALRKDGKLVSWGLNQFGQCGVSEEIEDGALVIKPTKVLLPEDVAVKMVAAGEHHSLVLSQEGDLYSFGRLDMCEIGISKDKLPEYTYKDVHGRARAVPLPTKLQDVPKFKNIAAGSHHSVALAQNGIAFSWGFGETYAVGLGPSGDDIEIPTRIKNTATQEHNIIFVGCGGQFSVSGGVKLSEEDAEKRADEMDD